One stretch of Labrenzia sp. CE80 DNA includes these proteins:
- a CDS encoding formamidase, with translation MNGLGGLNKAPNGVVLGMVQLQLPTVETEIDLANQTQVIVDMVAKARRNMPTMDLVVFPEYALHGLSMDINPDIMCRLDGPEVAAFKKACVDNDIWGCFSIMELNPGGMPYNSGLVIDNTGELKLYYRKMHPWVPVEPWEPGDQGIPVIEGPKGSKIALIICHDGMFPEMARECAYKGAEIMIRTAGYTAPIRESWKFTNQSNAFCNLMVTANVCMCGTDGTFDSMGEGMIVNFDGSIIAHGTSGRPNEIITAEVRPDLVREARINWSVENNIYQFGHRGYVAVKGGAQDCPYTYMIDLAAGTYKLPWEADVIHTDGTSCGFEEPTRSFGENAHKDAAE, from the coding sequence ATGAACGGACTTGGAGGCCTCAACAAAGCGCCCAATGGCGTGGTCCTTGGCATGGTTCAGCTCCAGCTGCCTACAGTGGAAACCGAAATCGACCTGGCAAACCAGACACAGGTTATCGTCGACATGGTGGCCAAGGCACGCCGCAACATGCCGACGATGGATCTGGTGGTCTTTCCCGAATACGCCCTGCACGGCTTGTCCATGGACATCAATCCAGACATCATGTGCCGTCTCGACGGCCCGGAAGTCGCAGCCTTCAAGAAGGCCTGTGTGGACAATGACATCTGGGGTTGCTTCTCCATCATGGAGTTGAACCCCGGCGGCATGCCCTATAACTCCGGTCTGGTCATCGACAACACCGGAGAGCTGAAACTCTACTATCGCAAGATGCACCCCTGGGTCCCCGTCGAGCCCTGGGAACCGGGAGACCAAGGCATCCCGGTCATCGAGGGGCCCAAGGGATCCAAGATCGCCTTGATCATCTGCCACGACGGGATGTTCCCCGAGATGGCGCGCGAATGTGCCTACAAGGGCGCGGAGATCATGATCCGGACGGCAGGCTACACCGCCCCGATCCGCGAGAGCTGGAAGTTCACCAACCAGTCCAACGCCTTCTGCAACCTCATGGTCACGGCAAACGTCTGCATGTGCGGGACAGACGGAACCTTCGATTCAATGGGCGAAGGCATGATCGTCAATTTCGACGGCTCGATCATCGCCCACGGCACCAGCGGTCGTCCCAACGAAATTATCACGGCCGAAGTGCGCCCGGATCTGGTTCGTGAAGCGCGGATCAACTGGAGTGTCGAGAACAACATCTACCAGTTCGGTCATCGCGGCTATGTCGCCGTCAAGGGCGGGGCTCAGGATTGTCCCTATACCTACATGATCGACCTTGCCGCCGGCACCTACAAGCTGCCCTGGGAAGCCGATGTCATCCACACGGACGGAACCTCTTGCGGCTTCGAAGAGCCAACGAGAAGCTTCGGCGAAAACGCCCACAAAGATGCTGCGGAGTAA
- a CDS encoding ABC transporter permease encodes MGDDTGLMTVLLAMFAGAIRVSTPFLFVSLGEMLTEKSGRINLGLEGTLVFGAMSGYAISYHTGSPWFGVLVAGVAGSFFGALHGYLCKLPKVNDIAIGIAMMLFGTGLAFFFGKAYIQPSAPRLPALSLGSWSDHPGIRQALEINPLFLLGVGLAVLLWWALKNTRYGLVLRTTGDSAPAALALGINVNLVRLLATTAGGFLAGIGGSFLSLYYPGSWTEGLSSGQGLMAVALVIFARWNPIYCFWAALLFGAAGALGPALQSIGISRGYHFFNAAPYILTLLIMIVSTSPKRSLKGAPGELSITK; translated from the coding sequence ATGGGTGACGACACCGGGCTGATGACGGTCCTGCTGGCCATGTTTGCCGGCGCGATCAGGGTCTCGACGCCCTTTCTTTTCGTCAGCCTCGGCGAAATGCTCACCGAGAAATCGGGCCGCATCAATCTTGGTCTCGAGGGCACACTCGTCTTTGGCGCCATGTCCGGTTACGCGATCTCCTATCACACCGGGTCGCCCTGGTTCGGCGTTCTTGTGGCCGGAGTGGCCGGGTCCTTCTTTGGCGCTCTCCATGGTTATCTTTGCAAGCTGCCAAAGGTCAACGACATCGCCATCGGCATCGCGATGATGCTTTTTGGCACGGGTCTCGCCTTCTTCTTCGGCAAGGCCTACATCCAACCCTCGGCTCCGCGCCTGCCCGCACTGTCCCTTGGCAGCTGGAGCGATCACCCCGGAATCCGCCAAGCGCTTGAAATCAATCCTCTGTTCCTGCTGGGGGTTGGTCTTGCCGTGCTCTTGTGGTGGGCTCTGAAGAACACTCGCTACGGGCTGGTCCTGCGCACCACCGGAGACAGTGCACCAGCCGCGCTCGCACTCGGCATCAACGTCAATCTGGTGCGCTTGCTGGCGACCACCGCTGGAGGCTTTTTGGCCGGCATCGGCGGGTCGTTTCTCTCCCTCTACTATCCAGGCAGCTGGACCGAGGGCCTGTCTTCAGGTCAGGGGCTCATGGCAGTGGCCCTCGTGATCTTCGCAAGGTGGAACCCGATCTACTGCTTCTGGGCGGCTCTTCTGTTCGGGGCCGCCGGCGCCCTTGGTCCAGCACTCCAGTCCATCGGCATTTCGCGCGGATATCACTTCTTCAATGCCGCGCCCTACATCCTCACGCTTTTGATCATGATTGTCAGCACATCGCCGAAACGGTCGCTCAAAGGCGCCCCCGGCGAACTGTCCATCACCAAATAA
- a CDS encoding ABC transporter permease, with product MADTTETLPLTADKGRFSETLERVRRSSEYVVMPILALIVSGILFSIFLFALGKSPVDFFSLVWRGGFGTSFSWQNTLARSAPLVFTALCVAIPARLGLVIIGGEGALVLGGFAAGAIAIPLIGVVPSYVLLAVMLLAAMIAGGAWIGCVGALRHFRGVNETIASLLMFYIAVSILNFFVEGALRDPSDPNKPSTAPIGSENMVGFIPGTDVHWGLVVGILLCGLLYLLMNRTTFGFAAQIAGGNLRAAQAQGLPVGKLVVISCAIAGACAGLAGFFEVAAIHGKANASLIAGYGFTGILVSFLARHNPLVIVPVAIFLGGIAASGGLVQRRMDLPDATVLLLQGLIFLVLLVSETFYGRLPFFRSKGAL from the coding sequence ATGGCCGATACGACCGAGACATTGCCCCTGACAGCGGACAAGGGTCGCTTCAGCGAGACCCTGGAAAGGGTCCGGCGCTCGTCGGAATACGTCGTCATGCCGATCCTGGCCCTGATCGTCTCCGGAATTTTGTTCTCGATCTTCCTGTTTGCCCTCGGCAAGTCTCCTGTTGATTTCTTTTCCCTGGTCTGGCGCGGCGGTTTCGGAACCAGTTTCTCTTGGCAGAACACTCTCGCGCGATCGGCGCCCCTCGTGTTCACAGCTCTCTGCGTTGCCATCCCGGCGCGTCTGGGACTGGTGATCATTGGCGGCGAAGGGGCCCTCGTTCTCGGCGGCTTTGCCGCAGGGGCCATCGCGATCCCGCTGATCGGCGTGGTGCCCTCCTATGTCCTGCTCGCCGTCATGCTTTTAGCGGCCATGATCGCCGGCGGCGCGTGGATTGGATGCGTCGGTGCTCTTCGCCATTTCAGGGGCGTGAATGAAACCATCGCTTCTCTCTTGATGTTCTATATCGCCGTCTCGATCCTGAACTTTTTCGTCGAAGGCGCGCTTCGTGATCCATCCGACCCGAACAAGCCCTCCACGGCGCCAATTGGCTCAGAAAACATGGTGGGCTTCATTCCTGGCACAGACGTCCACTGGGGACTGGTTGTCGGCATTCTCCTCTGCGGTCTCCTGTATCTGCTGATGAACCGGACAACCTTTGGTTTCGCCGCACAGATCGCGGGCGGAAACCTGCGCGCGGCTCAAGCCCAGGGACTTCCCGTCGGCAAGCTGGTGGTGATTTCCTGCGCGATCGCAGGGGCCTGCGCGGGGCTTGCCGGTTTCTTCGAGGTCGCGGCCATCCACGGCAAGGCCAACGCCTCCCTGATCGCCGGTTACGGTTTCACCGGCATCCTCGTCTCGTTTCTCGCACGGCATAACCCACTCGTCATAGTTCCTGTCGCGATTTTCCTCGGCGGCATTGCCGCGTCAGGAGGACTTGTCCAGCGGCGAATGGATCTGCCCGACGCGACCGTTCTACTCCTTCAGGGCCTTATCTTTCTGGTGCTCTTGGTCTCCGAGACCTTCTACGGGCGTCTGCCATTCTTTCGTTCAAAAGGAGCACTGTGA
- a CDS encoding BMP family ABC transporter substrate-binding protein, translated as MSKFQLNRRSMLQNSAAGILGLSAAGIAKSAFASDLTVGIVYVGPRDDFGWNQAHAVAAAALKEVPGVTVVEEESVPETIAVQKSMESMINLDGAKMIFATSFGYYKPFVLDAAAKYPDVEFRHAAPLWTDADPKNAGSYFGYLDQAHYVDGVAAGLSTTTNKLGFVAAKPIGTVLRNINSFLLGARKVNPDATVQVIFTGEWSMPVREAEAANALVEAGCDVLTCHVDGPKVVIETAEARGIKCCGHNASQAPLAPNGFITGAEYKWETIYKQFASDLAEGTALPNFTGGGFDVDFVRSTPYGAGASEAAIAAADAARADVTAGKPIFTGPINKQDGTPLLAAGASLDNYEPSLDQTDFLVEGVIGSIT; from the coding sequence ATGTCAAAATTCCAACTCAACCGCCGGTCGATGCTGCAAAATTCTGCAGCCGGCATCCTTGGCCTTTCCGCCGCCGGCATCGCCAAGTCCGCTTTTGCCAGCGATCTGACTGTCGGCATTGTTTACGTCGGCCCGCGTGACGACTTTGGCTGGAACCAGGCCCATGCGGTTGCCGCCGCCGCCCTGAAGGAAGTCCCGGGTGTCACTGTGGTGGAAGAAGAAAGCGTTCCTGAAACCATCGCAGTCCAAAAGTCGATGGAATCGATGATCAACCTAGACGGCGCGAAGATGATTTTCGCGACCTCCTTCGGCTACTACAAGCCGTTCGTTCTGGATGCCGCCGCCAAGTATCCGGATGTTGAATTCCGTCATGCAGCTCCGCTTTGGACAGACGCCGACCCAAAGAACGCAGGCAGCTATTTCGGCTACCTCGATCAGGCTCACTACGTAGATGGCGTGGCCGCCGGCCTGTCGACCACGACCAACAAGCTCGGCTTCGTCGCGGCCAAGCCGATCGGAACGGTTCTTCGCAACATCAACTCGTTCCTTTTGGGCGCCCGCAAGGTCAACCCGGATGCGACCGTTCAGGTCATCTTCACCGGTGAATGGTCCATGCCCGTTCGTGAAGCCGAAGCTGCAAACGCGCTCGTGGAAGCTGGCTGCGATGTTCTCACCTGCCATGTCGATGGCCCGAAAGTCGTGATCGAGACGGCCGAGGCGCGCGGCATCAAGTGCTGCGGCCACAATGCCTCACAGGCTCCGCTCGCCCCCAACGGTTTCATCACCGGCGCCGAGTACAAATGGGAAACGATCTACAAGCAATTTGCCTCTGACCTTGCTGAGGGCACAGCACTGCCAAACTTCACAGGCGGCGGCTTCGATGTCGATTTCGTTCGCAGCACGCCATACGGCGCAGGCGCCAGCGAAGCTGCCATCGCGGCGGCAGACGCAGCACGCGCTGACGTGACAGCGGGCAAGCCGATCTTCACCGGACCGATCAACAAGCAGGATGGAACGCCGTTGCTGGCTGCTGGTGCAAGCCTCGACAACTACGAGCCATCGCTCGATCAGACCGACTTCCTGGTTGAAGGCGTCATCGGCTCGATCACCTGA
- a CDS encoding 2-oxoglutarate and iron-dependent oxygenase domain-containing protein: MSELELPVIDLAPAFAGTPEGLQLVAGELGKAARETGFFYVRNHGVEAELIDATFTAAHTLFAQPTDAKAALSRNFFKTNRGYVPMKGENLDPTKPSDLKEAYNIGLDLSADDPRILAGEPFRAVNLWPELPGWRDTVLSYFNAVWGLGRTLHRAIALDLGIEQTFFEDKLDAPLATLRLLHYPPQPDDADAGQIGAGTHTDYGNITILLPDAVGGLEVQRRDGVWLKAPTIEGAFVCNIGDCLMRWTNNIYVSTPHRVVNTGGRERYSIAFFLDPNPDAEVACLPTCQSSDKPAKYPPVSGADYLRMRLDASYEPVKTAASEDIRS; this comes from the coding sequence ATGAGCGAACTTGAGCTCCCAGTGATTGATTTGGCACCGGCTTTTGCCGGCACACCGGAGGGCTTGCAACTAGTTGCAGGCGAACTGGGAAAGGCCGCGCGGGAAACCGGTTTTTTCTACGTCCGCAACCACGGCGTCGAGGCAGAACTGATCGACGCGACGTTTACCGCCGCCCACACGCTTTTCGCTCAACCGACAGATGCCAAAGCCGCCTTGAGCCGGAACTTCTTCAAGACCAATCGTGGCTACGTGCCGATGAAGGGCGAAAACCTTGATCCGACGAAGCCCTCGGACCTCAAGGAAGCCTATAACATCGGTCTCGATTTGAGCGCCGATGACCCGCGCATCCTGGCAGGTGAGCCCTTTCGTGCCGTCAATCTCTGGCCGGAGCTGCCCGGTTGGAGGGACACAGTCTTAAGCTATTTCAACGCGGTCTGGGGCCTTGGCCGTACCCTGCACAGGGCCATTGCGCTCGATCTTGGCATCGAGCAGACATTCTTCGAAGACAAACTCGACGCTCCATTGGCAACGCTCCGCCTGCTGCATTATCCGCCACAGCCTGATGATGCGGATGCCGGGCAGATCGGCGCCGGTACGCACACCGACTACGGCAACATCACCATCCTCCTGCCCGACGCCGTCGGCGGCCTCGAGGTCCAGCGCCGTGATGGCGTCTGGCTGAAAGCCCCGACCATCGAGGGCGCATTCGTATGCAACATCGGCGATTGCCTGATGCGGTGGACCAACAACATCTATGTTTCGACACCTCACCGGGTGGTCAACACCGGCGGCCGGGAGCGTTACTCCATCGCCTTTTTCCTGGATCCGAATCCGGACGCGGAGGTCGCCTGCCTGCCGACCTGTCAGAGTTCGGATAAGCCAGCGAAATACCCGCCGGTCAGTGGCGCCGATTATTTGCGCATGCGCCTCGATGCCAGCTATGAACCGGTCAAGACAGCTGCGAGCGAGGACATCCGCTCATGA
- the atzF gene encoding allophanate hydrolase, translated as MFDLPFTLTSLHTAYQDGLPAGDVVEEVYRRIEEIADPGIFIHLIDKAELLEEAAALGSFDPARPLWGIPFVIKDNIDAAGKPTTAGCPAYEFLAETDAFVVAKLKAAGALLIGKTNLDQFATGLVGVRSPYQPPKNAVDPAMVPGGSSSGSAVAVGHGIVSFSLGTDTAGSGRVPAALNNIVGLKPTLGALSASGVVPACRSLDTISIFALTVEDAYAAYQAAAGFDAADAYSRSIAAPPLSAVPPKLRIGIPDAASIEFFGDEVQAQSFADTIALLKDDGTDIIEVDFTPFYDVAHMLYEGAWVAERHTVLEDLMRDTPEVVHPVTRQVVGAALKLSATDAFRGIYRLKELARKTEPVMQSVDLLCVPTMPTFYSVADLDADPIGPNSRNGTYTNFVNLLDMCGLAVPVAPRSDGRPGNVTLLAAAGRDGFLAALGSRLEQAAPHTLGATGWALPKSTDLVPGATTGELALAVCGAHMSGMALNHELTSRSARFLETATTGKAYSFYALAGGPPKRPGLVRGKDGSGGEIDLEIWALPLSEVGSFLASIPEPLGLGTIELADGRSVQGFICEAAGTDGAENITHLKSWRTYIDTLGQTQPVAAAE; from the coding sequence ATGTTTGACCTTCCCTTCACTCTCACGTCACTGCACACCGCCTATCAGGACGGGCTGCCGGCGGGCGATGTCGTTGAAGAGGTCTATCGCCGGATAGAGGAAATCGCCGACCCAGGCATCTTCATTCACCTCATCGATAAGGCGGAACTCCTCGAAGAAGCCGCCGCGCTGGGTTCGTTTGATCCGGCCAGGCCGCTCTGGGGCATTCCCTTCGTGATCAAGGACAACATCGACGCGGCCGGAAAACCGACGACCGCTGGCTGTCCAGCTTACGAATTCCTCGCCGAAACAGACGCCTTTGTCGTTGCCAAGCTGAAAGCGGCTGGGGCGCTTTTGATCGGCAAAACCAATCTCGATCAGTTTGCGACCGGGCTTGTTGGCGTGAGGTCCCCCTACCAGCCACCAAAGAATGCAGTAGACCCGGCCATGGTTCCAGGCGGTTCCTCATCAGGCTCAGCTGTCGCTGTCGGCCACGGCATTGTCAGCTTTTCGCTCGGCACGGACACCGCCGGTTCCGGCCGCGTGCCGGCCGCCCTCAACAATATCGTCGGTCTCAAGCCAACCCTTGGCGCACTCTCTGCAAGCGGCGTCGTGCCAGCGTGCCGCAGCCTAGACACCATTTCCATCTTCGCGCTGACGGTCGAAGACGCATATGCGGCCTACCAGGCAGCTGCCGGCTTTGACGCAGCCGATGCCTATTCACGCTCAATCGCAGCGCCTCCTCTCTCTGCTGTCCCGCCAAAGCTTCGCATTGGCATCCCGGATGCTGCGTCGATCGAGTTCTTCGGCGACGAAGTGCAGGCGCAATCCTTTGCCGATACGATTGCGCTTTTGAAAGATGACGGCACCGACATCATCGAAGTCGACTTCACGCCCTTTTATGACGTCGCCCACATGCTCTACGAAGGCGCCTGGGTTGCCGAGCGCCACACGGTTCTTGAGGACCTGATGCGCGACACGCCGGAGGTCGTCCATCCGGTGACGCGGCAGGTCGTAGGCGCAGCGCTGAAACTGTCAGCAACTGACGCTTTCCGCGGGATCTACCGGCTGAAGGAACTGGCCCGCAAGACTGAACCGGTGATGCAATCGGTAGACCTGCTGTGCGTGCCGACCATGCCGACCTTCTATTCCGTCGCCGACCTGGACGCAGATCCCATTGGCCCCAATTCGCGAAACGGCACCTATACCAACTTCGTCAATCTGCTCGACATGTGCGGCCTGGCCGTTCCGGTCGCACCACGCTCAGACGGCCGCCCCGGCAACGTGACATTGCTTGCAGCCGCAGGGCGCGACGGCTTCCTCGCTGCCCTCGGATCAAGGTTAGAGCAAGCTGCGCCCCACACGCTCGGCGCGACTGGCTGGGCCTTGCCCAAATCAACAGATCTCGTGCCCGGGGCAACCACAGGTGAACTCGCTCTGGCGGTCTGCGGCGCGCACATGTCCGGCATGGCGCTTAATCATGAGCTGACCTCCCGCAGCGCACGCTTTCTCGAAACGGCCACCACCGGCAAAGCCTATTCATTCTACGCTCTGGCAGGCGGTCCGCCCAAAAGACCAGGCCTCGTGCGTGGCAAAGACGGGTCCGGCGGAGAAATAGACCTTGAAATCTGGGCGCTCCCCCTGAGCGAGGTTGGCAGTTTTCTTGCAAGCATTCCCGAGCCACTTGGACTTGGAACAATCGAACTGGCCGATGGTCGATCGGTTCAGGGCTTCATTTGCGAAGCCGCAGGAACCGATGGGGCCGAGAACATCACGCACCTGAAGAGCTGGCGTACCTACATCGATACGCTTGGACAAACACAACCCGTTGCAGCGGCGGAATAG
- a CDS encoding ABC transporter ATP-binding protein, whose protein sequence is MSLLSIDKLKVSFQTRRGEVQAVRGVSLNVAKGEILGIVGESGSGKSVTSYALMHLLDKGGSITGGTLSYGGLDLKNAKESAMRDLRGREVSMIFQNPRAALNPIRKVGHQIEDVLRRHAKATRFTARAKAIKALEAVRIHDAEARYHAYPFELSGGMCQRVVIAIALACDPKLLIADEPTTGLDITTQKAVMDLISELISERGMSALVITHDLGLGAQYCDRIVVMKDGKVVEEGAPEQLFVAPKHAYTRKLVDATPRAGAEVRSLLPTSKRTPMPQFHPSGTPLLEVRDLVKTYQGKSGPVHAVKGISFDVQKGQSVGLVGESGCGKSTTSSMLVRLDDPTSGVIRFNGEDLAQTPAQSFARDPRRASIQMVFQDATDSFNPRHTARQSISEPLARLAKMDRTQRRARVEELADLVGLPQPLLDRFPHQLSGGQKARVGIARAIALNPEFLVLDEPTAALDVSIQAVVLNLLVDLRAKLGVSYLFVSHDLHVVRLLCDHVVVMKDGEIIEQGPTAQVMDTPAHPYTRALLSAAPKPPTLTRPTFSAA, encoded by the coding sequence ATGAGCCTGCTTTCAATCGACAAGCTCAAGGTCTCCTTTCAGACCCGACGAGGCGAAGTTCAAGCCGTTCGCGGTGTCTCGCTCAACGTCGCAAAGGGCGAAATTCTAGGAATTGTTGGCGAGTCCGGCTCCGGCAAATCAGTCACTTCCTACGCCCTGATGCACCTGTTGGACAAAGGCGGCTCGATCACCGGCGGCACCCTTTCCTATGGCGGGCTTGATCTCAAAAACGCCAAGGAGAGCGCCATGCGCGATCTTCGTGGACGCGAGGTCTCGATGATCTTTCAAAACCCGCGTGCGGCGCTCAACCCGATCCGCAAAGTCGGTCATCAGATCGAGGACGTCTTGCGCCGCCACGCCAAGGCAACCCGTTTCACGGCCAGGGCGAAAGCCATCAAGGCCCTTGAGGCCGTCCGCATTCATGACGCCGAAGCGCGCTATCACGCCTACCCGTTTGAGCTGTCAGGCGGCATGTGCCAACGCGTCGTGATCGCTATTGCCCTCGCCTGTGACCCGAAATTGCTCATCGCGGACGAGCCGACAACAGGCCTCGATATCACCACCCAAAAAGCGGTGATGGATCTGATCAGCGAATTGATCTCAGAACGCGGCATGAGCGCATTGGTCATCACCCATGACCTGGGTCTGGGGGCTCAATACTGCGACCGGATCGTTGTCATGAAAGACGGAAAAGTCGTTGAAGAAGGTGCGCCGGAGCAGCTTTTCGTCGCCCCCAAGCACGCCTACACCCGAAAACTCGTGGACGCCACGCCACGTGCGGGAGCTGAAGTGCGCTCGCTCCTGCCCACGAGCAAACGCACGCCAATGCCGCAGTTTCATCCCTCAGGCACGCCGCTTCTGGAAGTCCGCGATCTTGTTAAGACCTATCAGGGCAAGTCCGGTCCGGTGCACGCGGTCAAGGGCATCTCATTTGATGTTCAAAAGGGTCAAAGCGTCGGCCTCGTCGGGGAATCCGGCTGCGGCAAGTCGACGACATCCTCAATGCTTGTGCGTCTGGACGATCCGACAAGCGGCGTCATTCGCTTCAATGGTGAGGATCTTGCGCAAACCCCGGCACAGTCCTTTGCCCGCGATCCGCGCCGCGCGTCGATCCAGATGGTTTTTCAGGATGCGACCGACAGCTTCAACCCGCGCCATACCGCGCGGCAGTCCATAAGCGAGCCTCTTGCACGTCTGGCAAAGATGGACCGTACACAAAGGCGGGCACGCGTCGAGGAACTGGCGGACCTTGTCGGACTTCCGCAGCCCTTGCTAGACCGGTTTCCGCACCAGCTCTCCGGGGGCCAAAAGGCACGTGTAGGGATAGCCCGCGCAATTGCCCTCAATCCAGAGTTTCTGGTGCTTGATGAGCCAACAGCCGCTTTGGATGTTTCCATCCAGGCTGTGGTCCTGAACCTTCTTGTCGACCTGCGCGCTAAGCTCGGCGTCAGCTATCTCTTCGTCAGCCATGATCTTCATGTCGTTCGACTGCTCTGTGACCATGTGGTCGTGATGAAGGACGGCGAGATCATAGAGCAAGGACCCACGGCTCAGGTCATGGACACGCCTGCCCACCCCTATACCCGTGCGTTGCTATCAGCAGCCCCAAAGCCCCCGACTTTGACGAGACCGACCTTTTCGGCGGCCTGA
- a CDS encoding ABC transporter permease, protein MVYVLRSNPVTLLAFAMFLVLIVAALFGPSLVAYDPLASNASRALQPPSWDHLFGTDNLGRDVFSRVIVATRLDLAISIAAVALSFVIGSVLGAIAGYWGGWLDAVLNRLFDTIMAFPLFVLAMGIVAALGNTVENIVYATAVINIPFYARLVRAEVNIRRDSGFALAAKLSGNSDLRVLALHIYPNALPPMMVQVSLNLGWAILNAAGLSFIGMGVRPPTAEWGIMVAEGANFIVSGEWWLAFFPGFALMFAVFTFNLLGDGLRDIVDPRQRT, encoded by the coding sequence ATGGTCTATGTGCTTCGGTCCAATCCGGTCACCCTACTCGCCTTCGCGATGTTCCTGGTGCTCATCGTGGCGGCACTCTTCGGTCCTTCGCTCGTTGCCTATGATCCGCTCGCCTCAAACGCATCGCGGGCGCTTCAGCCACCCTCTTGGGACCATCTCTTCGGCACCGACAACCTCGGCCGGGATGTCTTCAGCCGGGTCATCGTGGCAACGCGGCTGGATCTGGCGATTTCGATCGCCGCCGTCGCCCTGTCTTTCGTCATCGGCTCGGTTCTGGGAGCTATTGCCGGCTATTGGGGCGGCTGGCTCGATGCTGTTCTCAACCGCCTGTTTGACACGATCATGGCCTTTCCTCTGTTCGTGCTGGCCATGGGCATCGTCGCAGCGCTCGGCAACACGGTGGAAAACATCGTCTACGCCACGGCAGTCATCAACATTCCCTTCTACGCCCGCCTCGTCCGGGCAGAAGTGAACATCCGGCGCGATTCCGGCTTTGCGCTCGCGGCAAAGCTGTCCGGCAATTCCGACCTTCGCGTCCTTGCCCTTCATATCTATCCGAACGCACTGCCGCCGATGATGGTTCAGGTCTCACTCAACCTGGGCTGGGCCATCTTGAACGCGGCCGGTCTCAGCTTCATCGGCATGGGCGTCCGCCCGCCGACCGCGGAGTGGGGCATCATGGTCGCCGAGGGCGCAAACTTCATCGTATCAGGCGAATGGTGGTTGGCCTTTTTCCCCGGTTTTGCCCTGATGTTCGCGGTGTTCACTTTCAATCTTCTGGGAGACGGGTTGCGCGACATAGTCGACCCCCGGCAGCGCACATGA
- a CDS encoding ABC transporter permease encodes MLPDRFLTIGLRIAQAIPVIFGVIVVSFILTRALPGDPAVYFAGAAADEASIAEVRSALGLDKSLPAQFWIYLTDLASGDLGQSISTGQSVASDLATRLPASLELTLISLVLSCSIAIPLGVLAATRPGSAVDHLCRVLVTAGVSLPTFFTGVVLIYVFYYLLGIAPSPLGRLDFIYIEPDQVTGFYLIDAAIAGDWETWTGALKQLVLPAITLALFTLAPLARMTRAAMLSALSSDYVRTARAAGLTEEKVLSTYAFRNALLPVVTTLGMVFSFTLGANVLVEKVFAWPGIGSYAVEALVVSDYAAVQGFVLAMALLFVALNLVIDLTYTMIDPRIGFQTK; translated from the coding sequence ATGCTGCCGGATCGCTTTTTGACCATCGGGCTCAGGATCGCCCAGGCCATACCTGTCATCTTCGGGGTCATCGTGGTCAGTTTCATCCTGACCCGGGCACTGCCAGGCGACCCGGCAGTCTATTTTGCAGGCGCGGCTGCGGATGAGGCATCAATTGCCGAAGTCCGCAGTGCCCTCGGACTGGACAAATCCCTGCCCGCACAGTTCTGGATCTATCTGACGGACCTGGCGTCCGGCGATCTGGGCCAGTCCATCTCAACCGGACAATCCGTTGCATCGGACCTGGCAACCCGGCTTCCCGCGTCGCTCGAACTGACACTGATCTCACTCGTCCTGTCCTGTTCGATTGCCATTCCGCTGGGGGTTCTCGCGGCCACCCGCCCAGGATCGGCCGTCGACCATCTGTGCCGCGTTCTAGTCACCGCGGGCGTGTCCCTGCCCACCTTTTTCACCGGTGTCGTGCTGATCTACGTCTTCTACTATCTGCTCGGAATAGCGCCCTCACCGCTTGGCCGGCTCGATTTCATCTACATCGAGCCAGATCAGGTGACCGGGTTCTATCTGATTGATGCGGCCATCGCCGGCGATTGGGAAACCTGGACAGGTGCTCTCAAGCAGCTGGTCCTTCCCGCAATCACGCTTGCACTTTTCACCCTCGCCCCGCTGGCCCGAATGACCCGCGCCGCCATGCTCAGCGCGCTCTCTTCCGACTATGTTCGCACAGCGCGGGCCGCCGGCCTGACGGAAGAAAAGGTGCTGTCCACCTATGCCTTCCGAAACGCTCTCTTGCCCGTCGTGACCACGCTCGGAATGGTTTTCTCCTTCACACTTGGCGCCAACGTCCTGGTTGAAAAGGTCTTCGCCTGGCCAGGCATCGGTTCCTACGCGGTCGAGGCGCTGGTCGTCTCCGACTATGCCGCCGTTCAGGGCTTTGTTCTTGCCATGGCCTTGCTGTTCGTGGCGCTCAACCTTGTCATCGATCTCACCTACACGATGATCGACCCGCGCATCGGATTTCAAACCAAATGA